From Papaver somniferum cultivar HN1 unplaced genomic scaffold, ASM357369v1 unplaced-scaffold_29, whole genome shotgun sequence, a single genomic window includes:
- the LOC113341295 gene encoding ribosome biogenesis protein BMS1 homolog isoform X1, whose product MPPLIYRQADFEIHRDFRDEYEDDDLGDGNIFPNQTPYAPHEMVDDGPAPPIIVVVQGPPNVGKSLLIKSLVKYFNNSVQLNDLQGPNTIRIDGTSRIQFVECADDINAMLDASKYADLVLLLVDASFEFEAETFEFLNILQAHGLPKIMGVFTHLDKFNDENKLKETKERLQDHFRTEICQGARIYNLTGLDHGLYKMLELQKLVQDIKMIEFPTLSWRVARPYVLVDRFEDVTPLEEMQKDANCKRNISLYGYLRGGNINSGAKVHIAGAGDFHLASVTISADPCPLSIEMKEGNDPVDPTQMEIESFRTGTYLRLEVCDIPSGMVKNFNPCHPILVGGISLEEENVGYMQARLKRHEWHRKLLKSRDPITVSAGWRRYQIKPIYAMETGVIRLLKFTPEHNHCVAMFWGPLAPPLTRIVVVQSNKEMFRVAAKAVILDSKPAMKIMKKIKQKGTPLKLLSSRTALIDFTPATEVSKYKGRPIQTASGIRGKVKKASKREGIAKCAFKYRIGMGDIVFMRVLRQVEAPRFFNLLSTAVEPCDSIVPVNKDSLEKDDPSQRQVELEQRRGVDIIDGEPLSYSCSSPLILLYNIKNMNGNKRKIKEEKNAVISEEEQKAYEAKMSRRHQVEFEIPFKNGLPMMLLQE is encoded by the exons atGCCACCCCTAATTTATCGTCAAGCAGATTTCGAAATACATAGAGACTTCAGAGATGAGTATGAAGACGACGATTTGGGGGATGGCAACATATTTCCAAATCAAACACCATATGCCCCCCATGAAATGGTTGATGATGGACCAGCGCCGCCTATTATTGTTGTAGTTCAAGGACCTCCCAAT GTTGGGAAATCTTTGCTGATTAAATCTCTAGTCAAGTATTTTAATAATTCGGTACAGTTGAATGATCTCCAAGGCCCCAACACTATCAGAATAG ATGGGACAAGTAGGATACAGTTTGTCGAATGCGCTGATGATATTAATGCCATGCTTGATGCTTCAAAATATGCCGATCTAGTATTGCTACTGGTTGATGCAAGCTTTGAGTTCGAAGCG GAaacatttgagtttcttaacattTTACAAGCGCACGGCCTTCCAAAGATTATGGGTGTTTTTACACATCTTGACAAGTTCAATGATGAGAATAAACTCAAGGAAACCAAAGAGCGTCTCCAGGATCATTTCAGGACTGAAATATGTCAAGGGGCAAGAATATACAATTTAACTGGTCTTGATCATGGATT GTACAAAATGCTGGAATTACAAAAACTAGTACAAGACATAAAGATGATTGAATTCCCTACCTTGTCATGGCGAGTGGCACGTCCTTATGTGCTGGTAGATCGTTTTGAAGATGTCACTCCTCTAGAAGAAATGCAGAAGGATGCAAATTGCAAGAGAAACATAAGTCTGTATGGTTATCTTCGAGGTGGTAATATTAACAGTGGAGCTAAG GTACATATTGCTGGTGCTGGTGACTTTCATTTAGCTAGTGTTACAATCTCAGCTGATCCCTGTCCTTTATCTATTGAAATGAAAGAAGGAAATGATCCTGTTGATCCGACCCAGATGGAGATTGAAAGTTTTAGAACAGGGACATATCTAAGGTTGGAGGTTTGTGACATTCCTTCTGGGATGGTTAAGAATTTTAATCCTTGTCATCCGATTCTTGTTGGAGGTATCAGTCTTGAAGAGGAAAATGTTGGTTATATGCAG GCGAGGCTTAAGCGACATGAGTGGCACAGGAAACTGTTGAAGTCAAGAGATCCAATCACTGTGTCAGCTGGTTGGAGACGTTACCAGATAAAACCTATTTATGCCATGGAAACTGGTGTTATACGGCTTCTGAAGTTCACTCCTGAACATAATCACTGTGTTGCTATGTTTTGGGGCCCTCTTGCACCTCCCCTTACCAGAATTGTTGTTGTGCAGAGTAATAAG GAGATGTTTCGGGTAGCAGCAAAGGCTGTCATTCTTGACTCTAAGCCTGccatgaagataatgaagaaaaTCAAGCAGAAAGGAACTCCCCTTAAACTCTTAAGTAGCAGGACTGCTCTTATTGATTTTACACCAGCTACTGAAGTTTCTAAGTACAAAGGTCGACCTATTCAAACTGCGAGTGGGATTCGGGGAAAGGTTAAGAAG GCCTCAAAAAGAGAGGGGATTGCCAAATGTGCATTCAAGTACAGAATTGGTATGGGTGATATTGTTTTCATGCGTGTGTTGCGTCAAGTTGAGGCTCCTCGCTTCTTCAACCTGTTATCAACTGCGGTGGAACCATGTGATTCTATTGTTCCTGTTAACAAGGATTCACTCGAAAAG GATGACCCTTCTCAGAGGCAGGTTGAACTTGAACAACGTCGTGGTGTTGACATTATTGATGGGGAGCCTCTCTCGTATTCATGTTCAAGTCCTCTAATACTCCTCTACAATATTAAGAATATG AATGGAAATAAGAGGAAAATCAAGGAGGAGAAAAATGCAGTGATATCCGAGGAAGAGCAGAAAGCATATGAAGCAAAAATGTCCAGAAGACACCAAGTGGAGTTCGAGATACCATTTAAGAACGGTCTTCCTATGATGCTCTTACAGGAGTGA
- the LOC113341295 gene encoding ribosome biogenesis protein BMS1 homolog isoform X2, whose protein sequence is MLDASKYADLVLLLVDASFEFEAETFEFLNILQAHGLPKIMGVFTHLDKFNDENKLKETKERLQDHFRTEICQGARIYNLTGLDHGLYKMLELQKLVQDIKMIEFPTLSWRVARPYVLVDRFEDVTPLEEMQKDANCKRNISLYGYLRGGNINSGAKVHIAGAGDFHLASVTISADPCPLSIEMKEGNDPVDPTQMEIESFRTGTYLRLEVCDIPSGMVKNFNPCHPILVGGISLEEENVGYMQARLKRHEWHRKLLKSRDPITVSAGWRRYQIKPIYAMETGVIRLLKFTPEHNHCVAMFWGPLAPPLTRIVVVQSNKEMFRVAAKAVILDSKPAMKIMKKIKQKGTPLKLLSSRTALIDFTPATEVSKYKGRPIQTASGIRGKVKKASKREGIAKCAFKYRIGMGDIVFMRVLRQVEAPRFFNLLSTAVEPCDSIVPVNKDSLEKDDPSQRQVELEQRRGVDIIDGEPLSYSCSSPLILLYNIKNMNGNKRKIKEEKNAVISEEEQKAYEAKMSRRHQVEFEIPFKNGLPMMLLQE, encoded by the exons ATGCTTGATGCTTCAAAATATGCCGATCTAGTATTGCTACTGGTTGATGCAAGCTTTGAGTTCGAAGCG GAaacatttgagtttcttaacattTTACAAGCGCACGGCCTTCCAAAGATTATGGGTGTTTTTACACATCTTGACAAGTTCAATGATGAGAATAAACTCAAGGAAACCAAAGAGCGTCTCCAGGATCATTTCAGGACTGAAATATGTCAAGGGGCAAGAATATACAATTTAACTGGTCTTGATCATGGATT GTACAAAATGCTGGAATTACAAAAACTAGTACAAGACATAAAGATGATTGAATTCCCTACCTTGTCATGGCGAGTGGCACGTCCTTATGTGCTGGTAGATCGTTTTGAAGATGTCACTCCTCTAGAAGAAATGCAGAAGGATGCAAATTGCAAGAGAAACATAAGTCTGTATGGTTATCTTCGAGGTGGTAATATTAACAGTGGAGCTAAG GTACATATTGCTGGTGCTGGTGACTTTCATTTAGCTAGTGTTACAATCTCAGCTGATCCCTGTCCTTTATCTATTGAAATGAAAGAAGGAAATGATCCTGTTGATCCGACCCAGATGGAGATTGAAAGTTTTAGAACAGGGACATATCTAAGGTTGGAGGTTTGTGACATTCCTTCTGGGATGGTTAAGAATTTTAATCCTTGTCATCCGATTCTTGTTGGAGGTATCAGTCTTGAAGAGGAAAATGTTGGTTATATGCAG GCGAGGCTTAAGCGACATGAGTGGCACAGGAAACTGTTGAAGTCAAGAGATCCAATCACTGTGTCAGCTGGTTGGAGACGTTACCAGATAAAACCTATTTATGCCATGGAAACTGGTGTTATACGGCTTCTGAAGTTCACTCCTGAACATAATCACTGTGTTGCTATGTTTTGGGGCCCTCTTGCACCTCCCCTTACCAGAATTGTTGTTGTGCAGAGTAATAAG GAGATGTTTCGGGTAGCAGCAAAGGCTGTCATTCTTGACTCTAAGCCTGccatgaagataatgaagaaaaTCAAGCAGAAAGGAACTCCCCTTAAACTCTTAAGTAGCAGGACTGCTCTTATTGATTTTACACCAGCTACTGAAGTTTCTAAGTACAAAGGTCGACCTATTCAAACTGCGAGTGGGATTCGGGGAAAGGTTAAGAAG GCCTCAAAAAGAGAGGGGATTGCCAAATGTGCATTCAAGTACAGAATTGGTATGGGTGATATTGTTTTCATGCGTGTGTTGCGTCAAGTTGAGGCTCCTCGCTTCTTCAACCTGTTATCAACTGCGGTGGAACCATGTGATTCTATTGTTCCTGTTAACAAGGATTCACTCGAAAAG GATGACCCTTCTCAGAGGCAGGTTGAACTTGAACAACGTCGTGGTGTTGACATTATTGATGGGGAGCCTCTCTCGTATTCATGTTCAAGTCCTCTAATACTCCTCTACAATATTAAGAATATG AATGGAAATAAGAGGAAAATCAAGGAGGAGAAAAATGCAGTGATATCCGAGGAAGAGCAGAAAGCATATGAAGCAAAAATGTCCAGAAGACACCAAGTGGAGTTCGAGATACCATTTAAGAACGGTCTTCCTATGATGCTCTTACAGGAGTGA